The following proteins are encoded in a genomic region of Arachis ipaensis cultivar K30076 chromosome B02, Araip1.1, whole genome shotgun sequence:
- the LOC107625421 gene encoding DNA helicase INO80 isoform X3, which produces MDHRNNPKDSLSYSNLFNLEPLMNFQLPQRDNDFGYYGNSSQDDESRDSRGGGAMASHSNGNVNANGREVNLLKRAWSQNSDEEERSRFYGTCITEERYRSMLGEHVQKYKRRFKDTSSTHAQNQVAVPPVQSSSASKARKSGNDHYGGLHAAEIASEWLYDSNSQKPGNYHDANFLQRYASDRTMYEPASLDITDGISYKIPPKYDKLASMLNLPNFSDIHVDEFYLKGTLDLGSLAAMMATDKRFMTTNRGGMGEPMSQYDSLQARLKAMSASNSPHKFSLKVSNVGLNSFIPEGAAGNIKRSILSEGGVLQVYYVKVLEKGDTYEIIERSLPKKQKVKKDPALIEKEERDRIGKIWVNIVRRDVPKHHRNFTIFHRKQLMDAKRFSENCQREVRMKVSRSLRWTRGASIRTRKLARDMLFFWKRADKEMIELRKREEKEAAEALRREQELREAKRQQQRLNFLIQQTELYSHFMQNKSSLLSSEALPMEDEKADDQDALFDSSDAGPIEDDPEEAELKKEALKAAQEAVSKQRKLTSAFDSECLRLRQAGEADPLSQEVAGASDIDLQTPSTMPVASTVQTPELFKGCLKEYQLKGLQWLVNCYEQGLNGILADEMGLGKTIQAMVFLAHLAEEKNIWGPFLVVAPASVLNNWNEELERFCPELKRLPYWGGVAERSVLRKSINPKDLYRRDAKFHIVITSYQLLVQDEKFFRRVKWQYMVLDEAQAIKNSTSIRWKTLLSFNCRNRLLLTGTPIQNNMAELWALLHFIMPTLFDSHEQFNEWFSKGIENHAEHGGTLNEHQLNRLHSILKPFMLRRVKKDVVSELTKKTEVMVHCKLSSRQQAFYQAIKNKISLAELFDSNRGQLNEKKILNLMNIVIQLRKVCNHPELFERSEGSTYFYFAEIPNSLPPPPFGELEDIYYPGGHNPISYEMPKLVYQEIMQRSETFSATVGHGVCRESFQKHFNIFTPENIYRSMISEGVVVNSGNFGFTRLVDLSPQEVTFLASSSFLERLLFSMMRWERKFLDEFIDFLMETTVSDPECSYLEKGTVRAVTRMLLLPSRSEAQFLERRFATGPTCDPFEALVISHQHRLLSNARLLHAAYTYIPPTRAPPIAAYCPDRNFSYKMIEELHDPWVKRLFVGFARTSESTGPRKPVCSPHHLIEEIDSELPISHPALKFTHEVFGCSPPMHNFDPAKLLTDSGKLQTLDILLKRLRAGNHRVLLFAQMTKMLNILEDYMNYRKYKYFRLDGSSTIQDRRDMVKDFQDRSDVFVFLLSTRAGGLGINLTAADTVIFYESDWNPTLDLQAMDRAHRLGYCLPTYM; this is translated from the exons ATGGATCACAGAAACAATCCCAAGGACTCGCTCTCCTATTCCAATCTCTTCAATCTCGAG cctttgatgaactttcaACTTCCACAACGGGATAATGATTTTGGTTATTACGGGAATAGTAGTCAGGACGATGAGAGCAGAGATAGCCGAG GTGGTGGGGCAATGGCAAGTCACAGTAATGGGAATGTGAATGCGAATGGAAGGGAGGTAAATTTGTTGAAGAGAGCATGGTCTCAAAACAGTGACGAGGAGGAAAGGAGTCGGTTTTATGGAACGTGTATCACAGAGGAGCGATATAGATCGATGCTTGGAGAGCATGTCCAAAAATACAAGAGGAGGTTCAAGGACACCTCATCTACTCATGCCCAAAATCAGGTTGCTGTTCCACCTGTTCAAAGTAGCAGTGCCTCAAAAGCTCGAAAGTCTGGGAATGATCACTATGGAGGACTGCATGCTGCAGAGATTGCATCTGAATGGCTATATGATTCCAATTCTCAGAAACCAGGAAACTACCATGATGCTAATTTCCTGCAGCGATATGCCTCTGATAG GACTATGTATGAACCTGCTTCTTTGGACATTACTGATGGTATCTCTTATAAGATCCCTCCAAAATATGATAAGCTAGCTTCAATGCTGAACCTGCCAAACTTCTCAGATATCCATGTAGATGAATTTTACTTAAAGGGTACCTTGGATTTGGGGTCCTTGGCTGCAATGATGGCTACTGATAAAAGGTTCATGACTACAAACCGAGGAGGCATGGGGGAGCCTATGTCCCAATATGACTCACTTCAGGCACGCTTGAAGGCCATGTCCGCTTCTAATTCACCTCATAAGTTCAGTCTGAAAGTGTCCAATGTCGGTTTAAATTCCTTCATCCCAGAGGGGGCAGCTGGAAACATAAAGCGATCTATTTTGTCTGAGGGTGGTGTATTGCAGGTTTATTATGTTAAGGTTTTGGAAAAAGGTGATACTTATGAG ATCATTGAGCGAAGCCTACCTAAGAAGCAAAAGGTGAAAAAAGATCCTGCTTTGATTGAGAAGGAGGAAAGGGATAGAATTGGTAAGATTTGGGTAAACATTGTCAGAAGAGACGTTCCAAAACATCATAGGAATTTCACAATTTTTCATCGAAAGCAACTGATGGATGCCAAGAGGTTCTCAGAGAATTGTCAAAGAGAG gttagaatgaaagttagtagATCACTTAGATGGACTCGGGGTGCCAGCATTCGCACCCGCAAACTAGCTAGAGACATGTTGTTTTTCTGGAAACGAGCTGATAAGGAGatg ATTGAATTGAGAAAAAGAGAGGAAAAAGAAGCTGCTGAAGCATTGAGGCGTGAACAGGAGCTTCGAGAAGCTAAGAGGCAACAGCAAAGGCTTAATTTTCTCATACAACAAACTGAGCTCTACAGTCACTTCATGCAGAACAAATCAAGCTTATTATCTTCAGAGGCTTTACCAATGGAAGATGAAAAAGCAGATGATCAAGATGCACTTTTTGACTCTTCAGATGCTGGCCCAATTGAGGATGATCCTGAAGAGGCTGAATTGAAGAAGGAAGCTTTGAAGGCTGCTCAAGAAGCAGTCTCCAAACAAAGAAAGTTGACAAGTGCTTTCGACAGTGAGTGCCTGAGGCTGCGCCAGGCTGGTGAAGCTGATCCACTTTCACAGGAGGTAGCAGGAGCGAGTGACATTGATTTGCAAACTCC CTCAACTATGCCTGTGGCATCTACAGTTCAGACACCAGAATTATTTAAAGGTTGTCTAAAAGAATATCAGCTAAAAGGTCTTCAGTGGCTTGTTAATTGTTATGAGCAG GGTTTAAATGGCATACTTGCTGATGAGATGGGACTTGGAAAGACAATTCAGGCTATGGTATTTTTGGCCCATTTAGCTGAG GAGAAAAATATATGGGGGCCTTTTCTGGTTGTTGCACCTGCATCTGTTTTAAACAATTGGAATGAGGAACTTGAGCGCTTTTGCCCTGAACTCAAGAGACTTCCTTATTGGGGAGGTGTTGCCGAGCGATCAGTGCTTAGGAAAAGTATTAACCCAAAGGATCTATATCGTAG GGACGCTAAATTCCACATTGTCATCACTAGCTATCAGCTGTTAGTACAAGACGAGAAGTTTTTTCGCCGTGTGAAATGGCAGTACATGGTTTTAGATGAGGCTCAAGCAATAAAAAATTCAACCAG CATAAGATGGAAGACACTCCTTAGCTTTAATTGTCGGAATCGCCTTCTTCTTACTGGCACACCTATTCAGAATAATATGGCAGAGCTGTGGGCTCTTCTGCACTTCATTATGCCAACTTTATTTGATAGCCATGAGCAGTTTAATGAGTGGTTTTCGAAAGG CATTGAGAACCATGCAGAACATGGTGGCACCTTGAATGAGCATCAACTGAACAGATTG CACTCAATTCTGAAGCCTTTCATGTTGCGGCGCGTTAAAAAGGATGTAGTTTCTGAGCTGACTAAGAAAACTGAGGTTATGGTGCATTGCAAGCTGAGTTCTCGGCAGCAGGCTTTCTATCAAGCAATTAAGAACAAGATATCTCTTGCTGAACTTTTCGATAGTAATCGTGGGCAACTCAACGAGAAGAAAATCCTGAATCTAATGAATATTGTTATTCAACTAAGGAAG GTTTGCAACCATCCAGAGTTGTTTGAAAGGAGTGAGGGTAGCACATACTTCTATTTTGCAGAGATTCCAAATTCCCTTCCACCTCCCCCATTTGGGGAGTTGGAGGACATATACTATCCTGGAGGTCACAACCCCATATCATATGAG atGCCAAAACTTGTCTACCAAGAGATTATGCAAAGATCTGAGACTTTCAGTGCGACTGTTGGTCATGGTGTCTGCAGAGAATCTTTTCAGAAACATTTCAACATTTTTACACCGGAAAATATTTATCGCTCTATGATCTCAGAAGGTGTGGTTGTTAATAGCGGAAACTTTGGTTTTACTCGTTTGGTGGATTTGTCTCCACAAGAGGTGACATTTCTGGCCAGTAGTTCTTTCTTGGAGAGACTATTGTTTTCTATGATGAGATGGGAACGTAAATTCCTTGATGAATTTATAGACTTTCTTATGGAGACCACAGTAAGTGATCCTGAATGTAGTTACCTGGAAAAAGGAACAGTGAGAGCTGTTACTAGAATGTTATTATTGCCATCAAGATCTGAGGCTCAGTTTCTTGAACGAAGGTTTGCAACTGGGCCCACCTGTGATCCTTTTGAGGCTTTGGTCATCTCCCATCAGCATAGACTTTTATCCAATGCAAGGCTTCTTCACGCAGCTTACACATATATCCCACCGACTAGAGCTCCACCA ATTGCTGCTTATTGCCCAGATCGTAACTTCTCCTATAAAATGATTGAAGAATTGCATGATCCTTGGGTTAAGAGGTTGTTTGTAGGATTTGCGCGTACATCTGAATCTACTGGTCCTAGAAAGCCTGTTTGTTCTCCTCATCATTTAATTGAAGAGATTGATTCTGAACTACCTATTTCACACCCTGCACTTAAGTTCACACATGAAGTTTTTGGCTGTTCACCTCCGATGCATAATTTTGACCCAGCAAAGTTGCTCACT GACTCTGGGAAGCTTCAAACACTTGATATACTATTGAAACGCTTGCGAGCAGGAAATCATCGTGTTCTTTTGTTTGCTCAGATGACTAAGATGCTGAATATTTTGGAG GATTATATGAACTATAGAAAATATAAGTATTTTCGACTTGACGGGTCATCTACTATTCAGGATCGCAGAGACATGGTCAAAGACTTCCAGGACAG GAGTGACGTATTTGTGTTCTTACTGAGTACAAGAGCTGGTGGATTAGGTATCAACTTGACAGCTGCTGACACAGTCATATTTTATGAAAGTGACTGGAATCCAACGTTGGATCTGCAGGCAATGGATAGAGCTCATCGTTTGG GTTACTGTTTACCGACTTATATGTAA
- the LOC107625421 gene encoding DNA helicase INO80 isoform X1 gives MDHRNNPKDSLSYSNLFNLEPLMNFQLPQRDNDFGYYGNSSQDDESRDSRGGGAMASHSNGNVNANGREVNLLKRAWSQNSDEEERSRFYGTCITEERYRSMLGEHVQKYKRRFKDTSSTHAQNQVAVPPVQSSSASKARKSGNDHYGGLHAAEIASEWLYDSNSQKPGNYHDANFLQRYASDRTMYEPASLDITDGISYKIPPKYDKLASMLNLPNFSDIHVDEFYLKGTLDLGSLAAMMATDKRFMTTNRGGMGEPMSQYDSLQARLKAMSASNSPHKFSLKVSNVGLNSFIPEGAAGNIKRSILSEGGVLQVYYVKVLEKGDTYEIIERSLPKKQKVKKDPALIEKEERDRIGKIWVNIVRRDVPKHHRNFTIFHRKQLMDAKRFSENCQREVRMKVSRSLRWTRGASIRTRKLARDMLFFWKRADKEMIELRKREEKEAAEALRREQELREAKRQQQRLNFLIQQTELYSHFMQNKSSLLSSEALPMEDEKADDQDALFDSSDAGPIEDDPEEAELKKEALKAAQEAVSKQRKLTSAFDSECLRLRQAGEADPLSQEVAGASDIDLQTPSTMPVASTVQTPELFKGCLKEYQLKGLQWLVNCYEQGLNGILADEMGLGKTIQAMVFLAHLAEEKNIWGPFLVVAPASVLNNWNEELERFCPELKRLPYWGGVAERSVLRKSINPKDLYRRDAKFHIVITSYQLLVQDEKFFRRVKWQYMVLDEAQAIKNSTSIRWKTLLSFNCRNRLLLTGTPIQNNMAELWALLHFIMPTLFDSHEQFNEWFSKGIENHAEHGGTLNEHQLNRLHSILKPFMLRRVKKDVVSELTKKTEVMVHCKLSSRQQAFYQAIKNKISLAELFDSNRGQLNEKKILNLMNIVIQLRKVCNHPELFERSEGSTYFYFAEIPNSLPPPPFGELEDIYYPGGHNPISYEMPKLVYQEIMQRSETFSATVGHGVCRESFQKHFNIFTPENIYRSMISEGVVVNSGNFGFTRLVDLSPQEVTFLASSSFLERLLFSMMRWERKFLDEFIDFLMETTVSDPECSYLEKGTVRAVTRMLLLPSRSEAQFLERRFATGPTCDPFEALVISHQHRLLSNARLLHAAYTYIPPTRAPPIAAYCPDRNFSYKMIEELHDPWVKRLFVGFARTSESTGPRKPVCSPHHLIEEIDSELPISHPALKFTHEVFGCSPPMHNFDPAKLLTDSGKLQTLDILLKRLRAGNHRVLLFAQMTKMLNILEDYMNYRKYKYFRLDGSSTIQDRRDMVKDFQDRSDVFVFLLSTRAGGLGINLTAADTVIFYESDWNPTLDLQAMDRAHRLGQTKDVTVYRLICKETVEEKILLRASQKSTVQNLVMTGGSVGGDLLAPEDVVSLLLDDVQLEQKLKEIPIQVKDKEKKKKPTKGIRVNEDGDASLEDLTNSTAQGTADFDLPMDPEGSNASNKKRKAASRPRNSQKPSESGIMAIDYELDDNHLTTEPVGHKPKRPKRMKNVNEKFEESFTSSATIFPEKT, from the exons ATGGATCACAGAAACAATCCCAAGGACTCGCTCTCCTATTCCAATCTCTTCAATCTCGAG cctttgatgaactttcaACTTCCACAACGGGATAATGATTTTGGTTATTACGGGAATAGTAGTCAGGACGATGAGAGCAGAGATAGCCGAG GTGGTGGGGCAATGGCAAGTCACAGTAATGGGAATGTGAATGCGAATGGAAGGGAGGTAAATTTGTTGAAGAGAGCATGGTCTCAAAACAGTGACGAGGAGGAAAGGAGTCGGTTTTATGGAACGTGTATCACAGAGGAGCGATATAGATCGATGCTTGGAGAGCATGTCCAAAAATACAAGAGGAGGTTCAAGGACACCTCATCTACTCATGCCCAAAATCAGGTTGCTGTTCCACCTGTTCAAAGTAGCAGTGCCTCAAAAGCTCGAAAGTCTGGGAATGATCACTATGGAGGACTGCATGCTGCAGAGATTGCATCTGAATGGCTATATGATTCCAATTCTCAGAAACCAGGAAACTACCATGATGCTAATTTCCTGCAGCGATATGCCTCTGATAG GACTATGTATGAACCTGCTTCTTTGGACATTACTGATGGTATCTCTTATAAGATCCCTCCAAAATATGATAAGCTAGCTTCAATGCTGAACCTGCCAAACTTCTCAGATATCCATGTAGATGAATTTTACTTAAAGGGTACCTTGGATTTGGGGTCCTTGGCTGCAATGATGGCTACTGATAAAAGGTTCATGACTACAAACCGAGGAGGCATGGGGGAGCCTATGTCCCAATATGACTCACTTCAGGCACGCTTGAAGGCCATGTCCGCTTCTAATTCACCTCATAAGTTCAGTCTGAAAGTGTCCAATGTCGGTTTAAATTCCTTCATCCCAGAGGGGGCAGCTGGAAACATAAAGCGATCTATTTTGTCTGAGGGTGGTGTATTGCAGGTTTATTATGTTAAGGTTTTGGAAAAAGGTGATACTTATGAG ATCATTGAGCGAAGCCTACCTAAGAAGCAAAAGGTGAAAAAAGATCCTGCTTTGATTGAGAAGGAGGAAAGGGATAGAATTGGTAAGATTTGGGTAAACATTGTCAGAAGAGACGTTCCAAAACATCATAGGAATTTCACAATTTTTCATCGAAAGCAACTGATGGATGCCAAGAGGTTCTCAGAGAATTGTCAAAGAGAG gttagaatgaaagttagtagATCACTTAGATGGACTCGGGGTGCCAGCATTCGCACCCGCAAACTAGCTAGAGACATGTTGTTTTTCTGGAAACGAGCTGATAAGGAGatg ATTGAATTGAGAAAAAGAGAGGAAAAAGAAGCTGCTGAAGCATTGAGGCGTGAACAGGAGCTTCGAGAAGCTAAGAGGCAACAGCAAAGGCTTAATTTTCTCATACAACAAACTGAGCTCTACAGTCACTTCATGCAGAACAAATCAAGCTTATTATCTTCAGAGGCTTTACCAATGGAAGATGAAAAAGCAGATGATCAAGATGCACTTTTTGACTCTTCAGATGCTGGCCCAATTGAGGATGATCCTGAAGAGGCTGAATTGAAGAAGGAAGCTTTGAAGGCTGCTCAAGAAGCAGTCTCCAAACAAAGAAAGTTGACAAGTGCTTTCGACAGTGAGTGCCTGAGGCTGCGCCAGGCTGGTGAAGCTGATCCACTTTCACAGGAGGTAGCAGGAGCGAGTGACATTGATTTGCAAACTCC CTCAACTATGCCTGTGGCATCTACAGTTCAGACACCAGAATTATTTAAAGGTTGTCTAAAAGAATATCAGCTAAAAGGTCTTCAGTGGCTTGTTAATTGTTATGAGCAG GGTTTAAATGGCATACTTGCTGATGAGATGGGACTTGGAAAGACAATTCAGGCTATGGTATTTTTGGCCCATTTAGCTGAG GAGAAAAATATATGGGGGCCTTTTCTGGTTGTTGCACCTGCATCTGTTTTAAACAATTGGAATGAGGAACTTGAGCGCTTTTGCCCTGAACTCAAGAGACTTCCTTATTGGGGAGGTGTTGCCGAGCGATCAGTGCTTAGGAAAAGTATTAACCCAAAGGATCTATATCGTAG GGACGCTAAATTCCACATTGTCATCACTAGCTATCAGCTGTTAGTACAAGACGAGAAGTTTTTTCGCCGTGTGAAATGGCAGTACATGGTTTTAGATGAGGCTCAAGCAATAAAAAATTCAACCAG CATAAGATGGAAGACACTCCTTAGCTTTAATTGTCGGAATCGCCTTCTTCTTACTGGCACACCTATTCAGAATAATATGGCAGAGCTGTGGGCTCTTCTGCACTTCATTATGCCAACTTTATTTGATAGCCATGAGCAGTTTAATGAGTGGTTTTCGAAAGG CATTGAGAACCATGCAGAACATGGTGGCACCTTGAATGAGCATCAACTGAACAGATTG CACTCAATTCTGAAGCCTTTCATGTTGCGGCGCGTTAAAAAGGATGTAGTTTCTGAGCTGACTAAGAAAACTGAGGTTATGGTGCATTGCAAGCTGAGTTCTCGGCAGCAGGCTTTCTATCAAGCAATTAAGAACAAGATATCTCTTGCTGAACTTTTCGATAGTAATCGTGGGCAACTCAACGAGAAGAAAATCCTGAATCTAATGAATATTGTTATTCAACTAAGGAAG GTTTGCAACCATCCAGAGTTGTTTGAAAGGAGTGAGGGTAGCACATACTTCTATTTTGCAGAGATTCCAAATTCCCTTCCACCTCCCCCATTTGGGGAGTTGGAGGACATATACTATCCTGGAGGTCACAACCCCATATCATATGAG atGCCAAAACTTGTCTACCAAGAGATTATGCAAAGATCTGAGACTTTCAGTGCGACTGTTGGTCATGGTGTCTGCAGAGAATCTTTTCAGAAACATTTCAACATTTTTACACCGGAAAATATTTATCGCTCTATGATCTCAGAAGGTGTGGTTGTTAATAGCGGAAACTTTGGTTTTACTCGTTTGGTGGATTTGTCTCCACAAGAGGTGACATTTCTGGCCAGTAGTTCTTTCTTGGAGAGACTATTGTTTTCTATGATGAGATGGGAACGTAAATTCCTTGATGAATTTATAGACTTTCTTATGGAGACCACAGTAAGTGATCCTGAATGTAGTTACCTGGAAAAAGGAACAGTGAGAGCTGTTACTAGAATGTTATTATTGCCATCAAGATCTGAGGCTCAGTTTCTTGAACGAAGGTTTGCAACTGGGCCCACCTGTGATCCTTTTGAGGCTTTGGTCATCTCCCATCAGCATAGACTTTTATCCAATGCAAGGCTTCTTCACGCAGCTTACACATATATCCCACCGACTAGAGCTCCACCA ATTGCTGCTTATTGCCCAGATCGTAACTTCTCCTATAAAATGATTGAAGAATTGCATGATCCTTGGGTTAAGAGGTTGTTTGTAGGATTTGCGCGTACATCTGAATCTACTGGTCCTAGAAAGCCTGTTTGTTCTCCTCATCATTTAATTGAAGAGATTGATTCTGAACTACCTATTTCACACCCTGCACTTAAGTTCACACATGAAGTTTTTGGCTGTTCACCTCCGATGCATAATTTTGACCCAGCAAAGTTGCTCACT GACTCTGGGAAGCTTCAAACACTTGATATACTATTGAAACGCTTGCGAGCAGGAAATCATCGTGTTCTTTTGTTTGCTCAGATGACTAAGATGCTGAATATTTTGGAG GATTATATGAACTATAGAAAATATAAGTATTTTCGACTTGACGGGTCATCTACTATTCAGGATCGCAGAGACATGGTCAAAGACTTCCAGGACAG GAGTGACGTATTTGTGTTCTTACTGAGTACAAGAGCTGGTGGATTAGGTATCAACTTGACAGCTGCTGACACAGTCATATTTTATGAAAGTGACTGGAATCCAACGTTGGATCTGCAGGCAATGGATAGAGCTCATCGTTTGGGTCAGACAAAAGAT GTTACTGTTTACCGACTTATATGTAAAGAGACAGTTGAAGAGAAGATACTTCTTAGAGCAAGTCAGAAAAGTACTGTGCAGAACCTTGTCATGACTGGTGGTTCTGTTGGAGGTGATCTTTTAGCTCCGGAGGATGTCGTATCTTTGCTTTTGGATGATGTCCAACTTGAACAGAAATTAAAGGAAATCCCTATTCAG GTAAAGgataaggaaaagaaaaagaaaccaactAAGGGTATACGTGTAAATGAAGATGGTGATGCATCTCTGGAGGATCTAACAAACTCTACAGCCCAGGGTACTGCAGATTTTGATCTTCCGATGGACCCAGAGGGATCAAACGCCAGTAATAAAAAG AGAAAAGCTGCTTCCAGACCAAGGAATTCTCAAAAGCCAAGTGAATCTGGCATTATGGCTATAGATTATGAATTGGATGATAACCACCTAACTACTGAACCAGTGGGCCACAAACCAAAGAGACCCAAAAGGATGAAGAATGTAAATGAAAAGTTTGAAGAGTCTTTTACTTCATCGGCTACCATATTCCCAGAGAAGACTTAA